One window of Methanomassiliicoccales archaeon genomic DNA carries:
- the kdpA gene encoding potassium-transporting ATPase subunit KdpA, giving the protein MTGGEGKGRTPMSERFRTMRRTLSKQARPALVLFLIMTLVTGVVYPLAVTGIAQLAFPHEANGSQIVVNGTVVGSELIGQWFSDPEYFWGRLSATDYNASTSGGTNFAANSTDLQIVVQERIDALHAADSNNTYPIPSDLVTASASGLDPDISYAAAIYQLPRVARERGMNEPYVMSLINASVTIDITGDKLVNVLELNLALNAAEDAGAGSGNETASLDLSNISSNAAFLGITPSDWLYIILFIVIIGPLAWLVGTLISNTYDDRPGRFTRAIGWIENRIYRPAQIDRKGMGWRTYLFSLLLFNGLGIIVLMLILMFQGILPLNPDGLGSLSIDQAFNTAVSYVTNTNWQSYSGETTMSYFTQMVGLTVQNFLSAATGLAVLIALIRGIRNRSVKDLGNFWVDMTRATLLLLPIAFIIALILVSQGTAQTLDGAMVANLIQPFTNSTGDLISTQAIAIGPVASQEAIKLLGTNGGGFFNANSAHPFENPSLLTNLIETLVVLLIPVGLCFTFGRMIKDKRQGYALLIVMSILFIAFSCAIVWAENSGNPAISNMTGVSQFSTIYQSGGNLEGKELRFGVVPSCLFTISTTATSCGAVDSMLDSYTAIGGMCPLLLMQFGEVVFGGIGSGMYGMLIFVLVAVFIAGLMIGRMPEYLGKKIGPYEMKLCTVILLLPIATVLIGTAIAVTIPEGRVAVLNAGPHGFTEILYAFTSATNNNGSAFAGLAADSPFYNLALAIAMLIGRFGIIALTLALAGSLSEKKVVPETSGTLPTHTLTFMIWLLGVVILFGALSYFLTLVLGPIAEALM; this is encoded by the coding sequence TTGACCGGGGGTGAGGGAAAAGGCCGGACACCGATGTCGGAACGGTTCAGAACGATGAGGAGGACCTTGTCGAAGCAGGCTCGGCCAGCCCTCGTCCTCTTTCTCATAATGACCCTGGTCACTGGCGTCGTTTATCCACTGGCAGTGACCGGGATCGCTCAACTCGCATTCCCGCATGAGGCGAACGGAAGCCAGATAGTGGTGAACGGTACGGTGGTCGGTTCCGAGCTGATAGGGCAGTGGTTCAGCGACCCGGAGTATTTCTGGGGAAGGCTTTCGGCCACTGATTATAACGCCAGTACATCCGGCGGTACCAACTTTGCCGCGAACAGCACCGATCTGCAGATCGTGGTCCAGGAACGGATCGACGCCTTGCATGCCGCGGACTCTAACAACACCTATCCGATACCTTCGGACCTGGTGACCGCTTCTGCGAGCGGGCTCGATCCAGACATAAGTTACGCGGCGGCGATATATCAATTGCCGAGGGTCGCCAGAGAGAGGGGCATGAATGAGCCTTATGTTATGTCGCTCATCAATGCCAGCGTCACGATCGATATAACCGGTGATAAGTTGGTCAACGTCCTCGAGCTCAATTTGGCCCTCAATGCTGCGGAGGATGCCGGAGCGGGAAGCGGCAATGAAACCGCATCCCTCGATCTCTCGAATATATCGTCAAACGCTGCGTTCCTAGGGATCACGCCTTCAGACTGGCTTTACATAATTCTATTCATAGTGATCATCGGGCCGCTGGCCTGGCTGGTAGGCACGCTCATATCCAATACCTATGATGACCGGCCGGGGCGGTTTACCAGGGCTATCGGTTGGATAGAGAACCGGATCTACAGACCGGCCCAGATCGACAGGAAGGGCATGGGCTGGAGGACCTACCTCTTTAGCCTGTTGTTGTTCAACGGCCTGGGGATCATCGTGCTCATGTTGATATTAATGTTCCAGGGGATCCTTCCGCTGAACCCGGACGGGCTTGGTTCCTTATCGATCGACCAGGCGTTCAACACCGCTGTGAGCTACGTTACGAACACCAACTGGCAATCGTACTCCGGTGAGACGACCATGAGCTATTTCACCCAGATGGTCGGCCTCACGGTACAAAATTTCCTTTCTGCAGCAACCGGGCTGGCAGTGCTGATCGCTTTGATCCGCGGAATACGGAACAGGAGCGTAAAGGACCTCGGCAACTTCTGGGTCGACATGACCAGGGCGACGCTGCTCCTGCTGCCCATAGCCTTCATCATCGCTCTGATCTTGGTGTCCCAAGGTACTGCGCAAACGCTTGATGGAGCGATGGTCGCTAATCTTATTCAACCGTTCACGAATTCTACCGGAGATCTAATTTCGACACAGGCCATAGCCATCGGTCCGGTCGCCTCCCAGGAGGCCATCAAGCTGCTTGGCACCAACGGCGGGGGGTTCTTCAATGCTAATTCCGCCCATCCGTTCGAGAACCCGTCATTGTTGACCAATCTTATAGAGACCCTGGTCGTTCTTTTGATACCGGTCGGACTGTGCTTCACCTTTGGCAGGATGATCAAGGACAAGCGCCAGGGTTATGCTCTTCTGATAGTGATGTCCATCCTCTTTATCGCCTTCTCCTGCGCCATCGTCTGGGCGGAGAACTCTGGTAATCCCGCAATCTCGAACATGACCGGTGTTTCACAGTTTTCGACCATCTACCAGTCCGGAGGCAATCTGGAAGGGAAGGAGCTGAGGTTCGGAGTAGTACCATCGTGCTTGTTTACCATATCCACGACCGCTACATCCTGTGGCGCCGTCGATTCCATGTTGGATTCGTACACGGCGATAGGGGGCATGTGCCCATTGCTCCTGATGCAGTTCGGAGAGGTGGTCTTCGGGGGCATAGGTTCGGGCATGTATGGGATGCTGATCTTCGTCCTAGTGGCGGTCTTCATTGCGGGGCTCATGATCGGCCGCATGCCGGAATATCTAGGTAAGAAGATCGGACCGTACGAGATGAAGCTGTGCACGGTCATTTTGTTATTGCCGATAGCCACGGTGCTTATCGGTACGGCCATAGCCGTGACCATCCCGGAGGGAAGGGTGGCGGTATTGAACGCTGGCCCGCACGGTTTCACGGAGATATTGTACGCCTTCACCTCGGCGACGAACAACAACGGAAGCGCTTTCGCCGGATTGGCGGCAGACTCACCGTTCTACAACTTGGCCTTGGCCATCGCCATGCTGATCGGTCGCTTCGGTATCATCGCCTTGACGCTGGCCTTGGCCGGTAGTCTAAGCGAGAAGAAGGTGGTCCCGGAAACCTCAGGTACCCTGCCCACTCATACTCTTACATTCATGATCTGGTTGCTAGGGGTCGTCATCTTGTTCGGCGCACTAAGTTACTTCCTGACACTGGTCTTAGGACCTATCGCGGAGGCGTTGATGTGA
- a CDS encoding phosphatase PAP2 family protein, whose product MTRRTWYILGALLATCILLPLLLKVGEIVDLDTWLFLEVREEYETSLKTFLRFFTELGSLTVWFIIVPLLWLGRKKEAAMTLLFALLLVIFIGFSMKFAVDRPRPYEVIAHVDPPYHLFDPSFPSGHTMVAFAGAVAVGMKWRKALPPLLVLAAAIGFSRVYLGVHYPYDVASGALLGILIGLLADSIDLHRQVIWLESRTKKLADRLGLNQKKHLS is encoded by the coding sequence TTGACTAGAAGGACATGGTATATCCTGGGGGCGCTACTAGCGACCTGCATTCTCCTTCCGCTCCTGCTCAAGGTCGGGGAAATAGTCGATCTGGACACCTGGCTCTTCCTGGAGGTCCGGGAGGAGTACGAGACCAGCCTGAAGACCTTCCTGCGGTTCTTCACCGAACTTGGCTCCCTGACGGTCTGGTTCATAATCGTACCACTGCTATGGCTGGGACGGAAGAAGGAAGCGGCCATGACGCTTCTTTTCGCCTTGCTACTCGTCATATTTATTGGATTTTCGATGAAGTTCGCCGTTGACCGACCGCGACCATATGAGGTGATAGCTCACGTCGACCCACCGTATCACCTGTTCGATCCATCCTTCCCTTCCGGGCACACCATGGTGGCCTTCGCCGGCGCGGTCGCGGTAGGAATGAAATGGCGCAAGGCACTTCCCCCGTTACTGGTGTTAGCGGCGGCCATCGGTTTCAGCCGGGTGTACCTCGGCGTTCACTACCCGTACGACGTGGCCAGTGGAGCATTGCTCGGTATACTCATCGGGCTCTTGGCCGACAGTATAGACCTACATAGGCAGGTCATCTGGCTGGAGTCGCGCACCAAAAAGTTGGCCGACCGTTTAGGCCTCAATCAAAAAAAGCATCTGTCATGA
- a CDS encoding NAD(P)-dependent alcohol dehydrogenase, producing MKEEEKPVPQDDEILIKIHATVVTRVDIEIRGLSGLDGHRKSKKPRILGRYLAGDIEAIGKDVKRFKIGDQVLGVSKLVGGTYAEYKCLPEKGVVFLMPANLTYDEAVAVPSGAMTALPFLTVKGKIRSGQKVLVYGASGAIGTAAVQLARCYGAEVTGVCSAANLELVRSLGATKVIDYTKEDFTQNGEIYDIIYDTVGKTTFSRCKGSLVRGGVYLTVLPKREDLVSLIWTFIDRRKKARLMATALRSKRKKRKDLALIKKFAEESKLKAVIDRRYPLEQIVEAHRYVEQGHKKGNVVITVVDHGHAGQIADQS from the coding sequence GTGAAGGAGGAGGAGAAACCCGTTCCCCAAGACGATGAGATCCTGATCAAGATACATGCGACGGTCGTAACGCGAGTGGACATAGAGATACGAGGTCTATCGGGCCTCGACGGCCACAGGAAGTCTAAGAAGCCCAGAATCCTAGGAAGATACCTGGCTGGGGATATTGAGGCCATAGGGAAGGACGTCAAGCGATTCAAGATAGGCGATCAGGTCCTCGGGGTCAGCAAGTTGGTGGGAGGCACCTACGCCGAGTACAAATGCCTGCCTGAGAAAGGAGTGGTGTTCCTGATGCCGGCCAACCTGACCTATGATGAGGCCGTCGCCGTTCCCAGCGGCGCCATGACGGCATTGCCTTTCCTTACGGTCAAAGGGAAGATACGGAGCGGGCAGAAGGTCCTCGTCTACGGTGCCTCTGGGGCCATAGGTACTGCCGCGGTGCAGCTTGCCAGATGTTACGGGGCAGAGGTCACAGGAGTGTGCAGCGCCGCGAATCTGGAACTGGTGAGGTCCTTGGGGGCCACTAAGGTCATCGATTATACAAAAGAGGACTTTACCCAGAACGGCGAAATCTACGACATCATCTACGATACGGTGGGCAAGACCACGTTCTCCCGTTGCAAGGGCTCGCTGGTGAGAGGGGGCGTGTATCTCACGGTGCTGCCCAAGCGCGAGGACCTCGTCAGCTTGATATGGACTTTCATCGACCGGCGGAAGAAGGCCAGGCTCATGGCCACGGCCTTAAGGTCAAAGAGGAAGAAGAGGAAGGACCTGGCCCTTATCAAGAAGTTCGCTGAGGAGAGTAAGTTGAAGGCCGTCATCGATCGGCGCTATCCGCTGGAGCAGATCGTCGAGGCGCACAGGTATGTCGAGCAAGGACACAAGAAAGGGAACGTGGTCATAACGGTCGTGGACCACGGCCACGCTGGCCAGATCGCGGATCAGTCGTAA
- a CDS encoding lipocalin family protein — MHANDAVDADMMPELKTVEHVDVTRYMGTWFEIAKFPQRFERGLVGVTANYTLLPNGKVRVLNKGYRENFNGELSTAEGKAWIVDTATNAKLKVSFFWPFAGNYWILELGKDYEYVVVGDESRKYLWILSRTPQMDEALYEGLVKRVQDKGFDISKLEKNPQKPLTGDQGN, encoded by the coding sequence ATGCATGCGAATGACGCTGTGGACGCGGATATGATGCCGGAACTAAAGACCGTAGAACATGTTGACGTGACAAGGTACATGGGAACCTGGTTCGAGATAGCGAAGTTCCCGCAGCGGTTCGAGAGAGGGCTTGTGGGCGTAACTGCCAACTACACGCTGCTCCCGAACGGAAAGGTCAGAGTGTTGAACAAGGGTTATAGGGAGAATTTCAACGGTGAATTAAGCACGGCCGAAGGCAAGGCCTGGATAGTTGATACGGCCACGAACGCGAAGCTTAAGGTGAGCTTCTTCTGGCCTTTCGCGGGAAACTACTGGATATTGGAACTGGGAAAGGATTACGAGTACGTCGTGGTGGGCGACGAGTCCCGCAAATATCTCTGGATCCTTTCAAGAACGCCCCAGATGGACGAGGCATTGTACGAAGGACTGGTCAAGCGTGTTCAGGACAAGGGGTTTGACATATCCAAGCTGGAAAAGAACCCGCAAAAACCATTGACGGGAGATCAAGGGAATTGA
- a CDS encoding DUF4118 domain-containing protein, translated as MTADDNNHNGERPRPEYFLNIAKNEERKKKKGKLTVFLGYSAGVGKTYAMLEDAHRQQKKGVDVVVACVLTHGRKETEELLKGLESVPQRELEHHGLRTTEMDIDAVLARNPNLALVDELAHTNVGGSRNLKRYQDVQELLEAGIDVCTTLNVQHLESMNDVVAQITSVKVQETIPDTILEEANEIKVIDLPPKDLIQRFKDGKVYVPEQATMALNHFFNEGNLIALREMTLRIAAEHVDSQMLEYMRERSIEGPWPVKDRLLVCIGNSKEMNERIIRNAKRLADELKTEWHAIYVETLANSRLSRQSRTQAMEGIKLAASLGAKTSTTFGVIIAEEVIRYAKKNNIKRIIVGRSRRAWWHDIIFGSLINQLVNFGTEFDLMVITDPRMRTKKEGDDNEPKTTVNLGRLQPYAYCTWMVLLFTILDYLLRSTLQETNLIMMYLISVVIAAVLWGILPAIYTAVASIIMFNFFFIHPYFSLRISNPEYVISLLTFLFVGVVISLLVVRSRDYAKAAQRRDEYTSTQYLLSLDLVRATNIEAVVEMLEYHLNRACQCKSAYLLPRDGELKLVSASIGLNMDGKEMTAARWTFNNGVSAGKDTDTLSSAELQYYPIRTPNGILGVVGIRTDNLDSVVKIEQERIIQSFLNQTGLAIERVELTKRFL; from the coding sequence GTGACGGCCGACGATAACAATCATAACGGTGAGAGACCGCGGCCGGAATATTTCCTCAATATCGCGAAGAACGAGGAGCGCAAGAAGAAGAAGGGGAAATTGACGGTCTTTCTAGGGTATTCTGCTGGCGTTGGGAAGACGTATGCCATGCTGGAAGATGCCCATCGGCAGCAAAAAAAAGGCGTCGATGTGGTCGTCGCCTGCGTTCTCACGCACGGCCGCAAGGAGACCGAAGAGCTGCTAAAAGGGTTGGAATCCGTTCCCCAGAGAGAGTTGGAGCATCACGGCTTGCGCACGACGGAAATGGACATCGACGCGGTTCTGGCCCGAAACCCCAATCTGGCGCTGGTGGACGAACTGGCGCACACCAATGTCGGCGGGTCCAGAAACCTAAAGCGCTATCAGGATGTCCAGGAATTGTTGGAAGCCGGAATCGACGTCTGCACCACGCTCAACGTCCAGCATCTGGAAAGCATGAACGATGTCGTGGCCCAGATAACGAGTGTGAAGGTCCAGGAGACCATCCCGGACACGATCCTTGAAGAGGCCAATGAGATCAAGGTGATCGATCTGCCCCCCAAGGACCTCATTCAGAGGTTCAAGGACGGCAAGGTGTACGTCCCAGAACAGGCCACGATGGCCTTGAATCATTTCTTCAACGAGGGCAACTTGATCGCCTTACGGGAGATGACCCTGCGAATTGCGGCGGAGCATGTTGATAGCCAGATGCTCGAGTACATGCGGGAACGCTCCATCGAAGGTCCGTGGCCGGTCAAGGACAGGTTGCTCGTCTGCATTGGGAACTCGAAGGAGATGAACGAACGCATCATCCGCAACGCAAAGCGGCTGGCCGATGAGCTGAAGACCGAATGGCATGCCATATATGTCGAAACTCTGGCGAACAGCAGATTGTCCAGACAATCTAGAACGCAGGCGATGGAAGGAATAAAACTGGCGGCATCGTTGGGCGCGAAGACGAGCACCACGTTTGGAGTGATAATCGCCGAGGAGGTCATCCGCTACGCGAAAAAGAACAATATCAAGAGAATAATCGTCGGCAGATCGAGACGCGCGTGGTGGCACGACATCATCTTTGGGTCCCTGATAAATCAGCTGGTCAATTTTGGTACGGAGTTCGACTTGATGGTCATTACCGATCCCCGGATGAGAACGAAAAAGGAGGGGGACGATAATGAACCAAAGACGACCGTTAATCTCGGTCGGTTACAGCCTTATGCATATTGTACCTGGATGGTCCTGCTCTTTACCATCCTTGATTACCTACTACGTTCGACCCTCCAGGAAACGAACCTCATCATGATGTACCTGATAAGCGTCGTCATCGCTGCGGTATTGTGGGGCATATTACCGGCCATTTATACTGCCGTGGCCAGCATCATCATGTTTAATTTCTTCTTTATTCATCCTTATTTTTCATTAAGGATTAGCAATCCAGAATATGTGATATCGTTGCTGACATTTCTCTTCGTAGGCGTGGTGATCAGCCTACTGGTGGTAAGGTCGAGAGATTATGCCAAGGCCGCCCAACGCAGGGACGAGTACACGTCAACGCAGTATTTGCTCAGCCTTGATCTGGTCAGGGCCACAAATATTGAGGCCGTCGTGGAAATGTTGGAATACCATCTTAATAGGGCCTGCCAATGCAAATCCGCATATCTACTGCCACGGGATGGGGAGCTGAAGCTTGTCAGCGCTAGCATTGGCCTCAATATGGACGGTAAAGAGATGACCGCGGCCAGATGGACGTTCAACAATGGTGTCTCCGCGGGCAAGGACACTGATACGCTATCTTCGGCCGAACTGCAATACTATCCGATCCGGACCCCCAATGGTATATTGGGCGTAGTAGGAATAAGGACAGATAATCTCGACAGCGTCGTAAAAATCGAGCAGGAACGGATAATCCAATCATTTTTGAACCAAACCGGGCTGGCCATAGAACGTGTTGAACTCACTAAACGCTTTTTATAA